One genomic window of Salvia miltiorrhiza cultivar Shanhuang (shh) chromosome 4, IMPLAD_Smil_shh, whole genome shotgun sequence includes the following:
- the LOC131021137 gene encoding uncharacterized protein LOC131021137, with protein sequence MSQATQGSTGTTCSGRVNKTDQKRRSWSVREEEVLIVALKELIALGWKSDNGFRAGYLSKLEEAMKKEFPTTDLKGMPHINSKMTTWKKTYSSLWNILKTSGVGFNVNGKHMIDCDDEQWENFVRVDDNVRNFRYKSWPYVEDWKLIFGNDRATGDEAEDVMEAAFTMYRKLDINQPLDDGEYHVSLEDILENGETGDNVSQTQPREETVTAEKEAPTSSKKRRRSVSFDDRNEVFAQLSGIPGLSKTEKFDICNMLAKEVELLDVFSSLPEDSKEDYVLYLLALKHK encoded by the exons ATGAGCCAAGCAACTCAAG GTAGCACAGGAACTACATGTTCTGGCCGTGTCAACAAGACGGACCAAAAGCGCCGCAGTTGGTCCGTTAGGGAAGAAGAAGTTCTAATCGTTGCATTGAAAGAGCTCATTGCACTTGGATGGAAATCTGACAACGGGTTCCGAGCCGGCTATTTGAGTAAGTTAGAGGAGGCTATGAAGAAGGAATTTCCGACCACCGACTTGAAGGGAATGCCTCATATAAACTCGAAGATGACAACGTGGAAAAAGACTTACTCTTCACTGTGGAACATTCTCAAAACTAGTGGAGTTGGCTTCAATGTTAACGGGAAGCACATGATTGATTGCGATGACGAGCAGTGGGAGAACTTTGTGAGG GTCGATGACAATGTGCGCAACTTTCGATATAAAAGCTGGCCTTATGTAGAAGATTGGAAGCTTATATTCGGAAACGATAGAGCTACAGGCGACGAGGCGGAGGATGTCATGGAGGCGGCTTTTACGATGTATCGGAAGTTAGATATCAACCAACCGCTTGATGATGGTGAATACCACGTCTCACTTGAAGATATATTGGAGAACGGTGAAACGGGTGACAATGTAAGCCAAACCCAACCGCGGGAAGAGACTGTAACGGCTGAAAAGGAAGCTCCAACATCCAGCAAAAAGCGGCGCCGTAGTGTCAGTTTCGATGACAG GAATGAAGTTTTTGCACAGTTGAGTGGTATTCCGGGGCTGTCAAAGACCGAGAAGTTTGACATCTGTAATATGCTTGCTAAGGAGGTGGAGCTTCTGGACGTGTTTTCGAGCCTCCCGGAAGACTCGAAAGAAGACTACGTGTTGTACTTACTTGCTTTGAAACATAAGTAA